From Triticum urartu cultivar G1812 chromosome 2, Tu2.1, whole genome shotgun sequence, a single genomic window includes:
- the LOC125535081 gene encoding cysteine-rich receptor-like protein kinase 44 → MDIQLHEIEDITNNFAENRKVGSGGYGDVYRATHKGEEIAVKKLHQLQGLDDKQFHAEYRNLREVRHQNVVRLIGYCYQTQKKYMEHNGELVFATVMERVLCFEYMHGGSLDKHIQDESCGLEWPTCYKIIKGTCEGLDHLHTSQGKPIFHLDLKPGNILLDESMTPKIGDLGLSRLVASTKTHQTRMRDGTLGFMPPEYVDSGFISKKFDVFSLGVIIIKMLAGDKSYFRCSEMPSEQFIEFVREIWRKKLQEKPGYSSHEIDMLGVTSCVEIALRCVDRDRNKRPCINDIVHELDQLEAKLKAMSLASDVSNDATVQRSCDTNIISVDPSLELRFVFEPRKQTSCCLQIINKTEGIIAFNIKINQNKYSVRPSQGTMPPCSCRYVIVKLQAQEAAPPNMQCHDMLFVQNTGITQDLASRDGEIDYQELFEKAMADKVVDVVKLPIVYVTPDH, encoded by the exons ATGGACATTCAACTCCATGAGATCGAAGATATCACAAACAACTTTGCAGAGAATAGGAAAGTCGGCAGCGGTGGGTACGGAGATGTTTACAGG GCCACTCATAAAGGAGAGGAAATTGCCGTGAAGAAGCTCCATCAACTGCAGGGGCTCGATGATAAGCAGTTCCACGCCGAATACCGTAACCTTCGTGAGGTACGCCACCAAAACGTTGTGCGGCTAATTGGCTACTGCTACCAGACTCAGAAGAAATACATGGAGCACAATGGGGAGCTTGTCTTCGCGACAGTTATGGAGCGAGTGCTCTGCTTCGAATATATGCACGGCGGAAGCCTCGATAAACACATTCAAG ATGAATCTTGCGGGCTTGAGTGGCCCACATGTTACAAGATTATCAAAGGGACTTGTGAGGGACTAGATCACCTTCACACCTCACAGGGAAAACCTATTTTCCATCTGGACTTAAAGCCTGGTAACATTTTGCTGGATGAAAGTATGACGCCTAAAATTGGAGATCTTGGTTTGTCAAGACTTGTTGCTTCGACAAAAACACATCAAACAAGGATGCGCGATGGAACACT CGGGTTCATGCCACCAGAGTATGTTGACAGTGGCTTTATATCAAAGAAGTTTGACGTATTCAGTTTGGGGGTCATAATTATAAAAATGTTGGCCGGGGATAAGAGCTACTTCCGTTGCTCTGAAATGCCCTCCGAACAGTTTATTGAGTTT GTAAGGGAAATCTGGAGGAAAAAGTTGCAGGAAAAGCCTGGATATTCCTCGCACGAAATAGACATGCTAGGAGTGACTTCATGTGTTGAGATTGCACTAAGGTGTGTGGACAGGGACAGAAACAAAAGGCCATGTATCAATGATATTGTCCATGAACTGGATCAACTAGAAGCTAAGCTTAAAGCAATGTCACTAGCTTCTGATGTGTCAAATGATGCCACGGTCCAG AGAAGCTGCGACACCAACATTATCTCGGTGGATCCATCCCTGGAGCTGCGGTTCGTCTTCGAGCCAAGGAAGCAGACATCATGCTGCCTGCAGATAATCAACAAGACGGAGGGCATCATCGCGTTCAACATAAAAATTAACCAGAACAAGTATAGTGTGCGGCCAAGCCAAGGGACCATGCCGCCGTGCTCCTGCCGTTATGTTATCGTGAAGTTGCAGGCGCAGGAGGCGGCGCCGCCCAACATGCAGTGTCATGACATGCTCTTCGTGCAGAACACCGGCATCACCCAAGACTTGGCATCAAGAGACGGTGAGATTGATTATCAAGAATTGTTTGAGAAGGCCATGGCGGATAAGGTGGTTGATGTGGTGAAGCTTCCGATCGTTTATGTTACACCGGACCACTAG